A single region of the Candidatus Methylacidiphilales bacterium genome encodes:
- a CDS encoding IS3 family transposase: MGDGKIMNLTWDAENRLIVIEPAVPVSGDKKVENVYDGQSRRVRKTVSTYNGGWSVTKDEKFLYDNWNLAVTFNVLNSSFVRLDTFTWGLDLSGSLQGAGGVGGLLSSVSIPTSAFSNFSYDANGNVSEVLDNSGSVVAHYEYDPFGNTNVATGGYRRITALLRRDGWKINAKRVQRVRRQEGLKVSKRQRKMRRVGQSTALRLQAMRANHVWSWDFVEDQTEAGS, encoded by the coding sequence GTGGGCGACGGCAAGATCATGAACCTAACCTGGGACGCGGAAAACAGGCTCATCGTGATAGAACCCGCTGTTCCTGTCAGTGGGGATAAAAAGGTTGAAAATGTGTATGACGGGCAGTCACGCCGTGTGCGTAAGACGGTATCAACCTATAATGGTGGCTGGTCCGTGACCAAGGACGAGAAGTTTTTATACGACAATTGGAATCTCGCAGTCACCTTCAATGTTCTGAATTCATCCTTCGTTCGTTTGGACACGTTTACCTGGGGATTGGATTTGAGCGGCAGCCTGCAAGGCGCCGGCGGAGTCGGAGGTCTCCTCTCCTCAGTCAGCATTCCGACTTCAGCATTCAGCAATTTTAGCTATGATGCAAATGGCAACGTGAGCGAAGTTTTGGACAACTCCGGCTCTGTCGTTGCCCATTATGAATATGATCCCTTCGGTAACACAAACGTGGCAACGGGTGGCTATCGGCGGATAACGGCGTTGCTGCGGCGTGATGGTTGGAAAATCAATGCCAAGCGCGTGCAGCGGGTGCGGCGTCAGGAAGGATTGAAAGTGAGCAAGAGACAAAGGAAGATGCGGCGTGTGGGACAAAGCACGGCGTTACGCCTACAAGCCATGAGAGCCAACCATGTCTGGAGTTGGGATTTTGTGGAGGACCAGACGGAAGCGGGCAGCAA
- a CDS encoding RHS repeat-associated core domain-containing protein → MNRLGQRSSRAQQGTAFAASSTDTFAYNTVGELTGSDNDTNNTLDRTYAYDPIGNRTSATANTVTTSYTVNSLNQYTAISSQPSALSYDDDGNMTQYARPSDGKIMNLTWDAENRLLSIEPAVPQSGDKKIENIYDGQSRRVRKTVSTYNGSWSVTKDEKFLYDAWNLTAIYNANTNQRVETFTRGQDLAGSLLSSTSYLPTSISYAYTHDVNGNVSELVDGSDSVVAHYEYDPFGNATTSSGSYAETNVFRFSTKFTDIESGFLYYGYRFYSPELGRWPNRDSMEEQGGANLYGFVSNDPVNRVDYYGLWGTELDAKVRNHALFWARPSTILGAFSLIGNNAPPLTIESKEVKVDSTNSGISKFLDKKAMELCPCKQEVKVKDEVDGVLTQHLTLGRINVKLEGVIKNTEQSGNKIRWKYDGTTEPLTDNFDFNADPSRGEEIEALVSTARAAQTAGLIARFDINFTGPVKDNKAEGYVVCNH, encoded by the coding sequence GTGAACCGCCTCGGCCAACGCAGCAGTCGTGCTCAGCAAGGCACGGCCTTTGCAGCAAGCTCCACCGACACCTTTGCCTACAACACTGTCGGCGAACTCACCGGCTCTGACAATGATACGAACAATACGTTAGACAGGACCTATGCGTATGATCCGATTGGGAATAGGACATCAGCCACTGCTAACACAGTGACCACGAGTTACACGGTTAACTCGCTAAACCAGTACACGGCTATCAGCAGTCAGCCGTCGGCTCTCAGCTACGACGACGACGGAAACATGACGCAGTACGCGAGGCCCTCTGACGGCAAGATCATGAATCTCACTTGGGATGCGGAAAACCGCCTCCTGTCGATTGAACCTGCCGTGCCGCAAAGCGGCGATAAGAAGATCGAAAACATTTATGACGGTCAAAGCCGGAGAGTCAGGAAAACAGTCTCCACCTACAACGGCTCCTGGTCTGTCACGAAGGACGAGAAATTCCTTTACGATGCGTGGAACCTAACAGCAATTTATAATGCCAACACAAACCAACGGGTGGAAACATTCACTCGGGGTCAAGATTTGGCTGGCAGTCTGCTGTCTTCTACTTCCTACCTTCCAACTTCGATTTCTTACGCCTACACGCACGATGTCAATGGGAACGTCTCAGAATTGGTGGACGGCTCCGATTCTGTTGTGGCCCATTACGAATATGACCCATTTGGAAATGCCACCACGTCCAGCGGTTCCTATGCTGAAACGAATGTTTTCCGCTTTTCGACCAAGTTCACCGACATAGAGAGCGGCTTCTTATATTACGGCTATCGGTTCTATTCGCCGGAGTTGGGACGGTGGCCAAACAGGGATTCGATGGAGGAACAGGGTGGAGCAAATTTGTATGGATTTGTTAGTAATGATCCCGTTAACAGAGTGGACTATTATGGATTGTGGGGAACAGAACTTGACGCAAAAGTGCGCAATCACGCTCTTTTCTGGGCAAGGCCTTCTACAATTCTGGGCGCATTTTCCTTAATAGGGAATAACGCGCCTCCATTGACAATTGAATCCAAAGAGGTCAAGGTCGATAGCACTAATTCCGGGATTTCTAAATTCCTGGATAAAAAGGCGATGGAATTATGCCCATGCAAACAAGAAGTAAAAGTTAAAGACGAGGTTGATGGCGTGCTGACGCAGCACCTTACACTTGGCAGGATCAATGTGAAACTTGAGGGGGTAATAAAAAATACAGAACAGTCCGGAAATAAAATTAGATGGAAATATGATGGAACCACTGAACCCTTGACGGACAACTTTGATTTTAATGCCGACCCAAGTAGAGGCGAGGAAATTGAAGCGCTGGTGAGCACAGCTCGTGCTGCCCAGACTGCCGGGCTTATAGCGAGGTTTGACATTAACTTTACAGGACCGGTTAAAGACAACAAAGCTGAAGGCTATGTTGTGTGTAACCATTAG